In Leptidea sinapis chromosome 8, ilLepSina1.1, whole genome shotgun sequence, a single window of DNA contains:
- the LOC126965746 gene encoding dnaJ homolog subfamily C member 5, with amino-acid sequence MDKRKLSTAGDSLYLILQVPKTATADDVKKSYRKLALKYHPDKNPNNPEASDKFKEVNRAHTILSDATKRNIYDNYGSLGLYIAEQFGEENVNAYFVVTSPWCKALLVVCCILTGCYFCCCCLCCCNCCCGKCKPRPPEESGDYHTLERDDSDGVQPVTMQPSAEGRPAGDQAPPIAMPAPPAPGASENTGLNTGSSIPKYT; translated from the coding sequence ATGGATAAAAGAAAGCTTTCGACAGCAGGTGATAGTCTCTATCTTATATTGCAAGTACCTAAAACAGCAACGGCAGATGATGTCAAGAAAAGCTATCGGAAATTGGCGTTAAAGTATCATCCAGACAAAAATCCAAACAATCCTGAAGCTTCGGATAAATTCAAGGAAGTAAATCGAGCTCATACAATATTGAGCGATGCCACCAAACGAAATATATATGATAATTACGGCTCTCTCGGTCTCTACATTGCTGAACAATTTGGAGAAGAAAACGTTAACGCCTATTTTGTCGTCACAAGTCCTTGGTGCAAAGCCTTACTTGTTGTTTGCTGCATTTTGACGGGTTGTTACTTCTGCTGCTGCTGCCTGTGCTGCTGCAATTGCTGCTGCGGAAAATGTAAACCACGACCTCCAGAAGAATCTGGTGACTATCACACTTTAGAACGAGATGACTCGGATGGCGTACAGCCAGTGACGATGCAACCAAGCGCCGAAGGTCGTCCTGCCGGAGATCAAGCCCCACCAATAGCCATGCCTGCACCACCAGCACCTGGCGCTTCTGAGAACACAGGCCTCAACACAG